GGCAAGCTGAACCGTGGCATCGGTAAAACGGAAACCTTCTGTCAAATTACTGATAGCCTGTTAATGGCGCGTAAGTTGTTTCCGGGCAAACGTAACAGCCTTGATGCGCTCTGCTCCCGCTATGAGATTGATAACAGCAAGCGAACCCTGCACGGGGCGTTGCTCGATGCCGAAATTTTGGCGGAAGTGTTCCTGACCATGACCGGCGGACAGACGTCGCTGGCGTTCTCCCATGAGGGCGAGCAGCAGCAGAATGCTGACGGCGGCGAGCATATTCAGCGTGTGGCGCGCACTTCCGGCCTGCGCGTAGTAGCGGCCAGCGATGAAGAGATTATGGCGCATGAACAACGCCTCGATCTGGTGATGAAAAAGGGCGGTAGCTGCCTGTGGCGCGCGTAAGCGCTTTATTTTGCGTTAAAAAGAGCCAGTTCGATGAAAAAGCAGGCAAACGATCGCGCTGGTGAGAAAAATCGTTGACGGCCAGGCGCGCTGCCCTTAATATGCGCCTCGTTCCCGACGGGGAACACAGCGCGGTGCGGTAGTTCAGTCGGTTAGAATACCGGCCTGTCACGCCGGGGGTCGCGGGTTCGAGTCCCGTCCGCACCGCCAACTATTCAGAAAGGCCGATTCAGCAATGAATCGGCCTTTTGCTTTTTATTCTTCCTGTACCGCTACGCGCGGCATAACGCGTTGCCGTCGCCTCTTCACGCTCCGCACGCGCCAGCCAGCGATAACAGCCGCCGCCGAGCGCCACGCCGATAAACCAGCTGAAGTTGGCAACCCCATGCATCGCAGGCACGAAGCTAATCAGCACACCGATGGCTACCGACGGCAGCAGGGCGGCGATCGCTTTCGGGTTAAATCCGCTGCGATACCAGTAGCGACCTGATGGCGTCGCGTTAAACAGATCGTCTACCACAACCTTGCCGCGCTTAATCAGATAAAAATCCACCAGTAAAATACCAAACAGCGGCCCAATAAACGCACCCAGCACGTCAAGCGTATAGTGAATCAGCTCTGGCGACTGAAACAGGTTCCACGGCGTCAGCAGCACCGAGCCCACCGCGGCAATCATGCCGCCGGCGCGGAAGGTAATTTTCTGCGGCGCGCAGTTAGAGAAATCGAAGGCGGGCGAGACAAAGTTCGCCACGATATTAATACCGATGGTGGCGGTAATCATGGTTAGCAGGCCGATCGCCACCGCCAGATCGTTGCCCACCATACTGACGGTTTCAATCGGATCGGTAATCATCTTGCCAAACAGTGAACGGGTGCCGGAAACAATCACCACCGTCACCACAGAGAACAGCAGAAAGTTAAACGGCAATCCCCAGCGGTTGCCGCGACGGATATGCTGCATACTTTTGCCGTAGCGTGAAAAGTCGCCAAAGTTCAGCAGCGGGCCGGAGAAATAAGAGACCACCAGCGCGGTGGCGGTAATCATCTGCCAGCTCTGTTCGCTGACGCTCAGGCTTTTGCTGGTCAGGGTCAAAGAGATGCCGTCAAAACCGGTCTTGTATACAATCCAGCCGGCCAGCGCCAGCATCACGACATAAACGGCGGGACCGGCGATATCGATAAAGCGCTTAATGGCGTTCATGCCGTGCCAGAACACCGCCGCCTGCAGCAGCCACATCACCGTGAAGCAGATCCACCCCAGCAGCGACAACCCCAGCCAGGCGGGCTGCGTCAACGACGAGAGCGCAGGCCAGAATTTTAGCAATACCAGCATCAAAGCATTAGAAGCCAGCCAGGTTTGAATGCCGTACCAGGCGAAGGCGATCAGCCCACGGATAATCGCCGGAATGTTCGCGCCAAATACGCCGAAGGCCTGCCGACAAATCACTGCATAAGGCACGCCAGCCATCTGGCTGGGTTTCGCCACCAGATTGGCGCACAGCTGCACAATACAGATTCCCGCCAGTAAACAGATCAGTACTTGCCAGCTCGCCAGCCCCAGCGTAAAGAAGCTGGCTGCTACCACATAGCCGCCCATGCTGTGCACATCCGACATCCAGAAAGAGAAAATGTTGTACCAGCTCCAGTTCTGTTGCGGGACAGGAGCAAGATCTTCATTGGTCAGACGCGGACTGTAATGCGCCTCGCTATTGGGCGCTGAAGAAACGTTGGAATAATTTGGCATGAAACCTGCTCCTCTTTAACAGGGGTAACGGAGAAACCTTGTTTGTCCGTACCTGCAGGATTCAGGCCAAAAGTAAAATTATGTATACAAGGCTGTTTCATCTAAGAGGGATTCTTGTATACAACTCTCGCCAACGGAGTAGGTAATGAAGCATGAACCCGGCCCGAAAACGGCCTCAGACCTGAGCGACAGCCATGAGCCGGTCTATCAGGCATTACTGACCGCAATAGTGGAGCATCAGCTGCCGCCCGGCAGCCGCCTGCCAGAGGAAGCGCTGGCTGAGGTCTTTGGCATCAGCCGCACCGGCATTCGTAAAGTGTTACAGCGCCTCGCGGCAGTGCAAATGATCTCTTTAACGCCCAGACGTGGTGCGCATGTTGCTTCGCCCGATGCGCAAGAAGCGCGCGATATCTTTCACACCCGCTCGCTGATCGAGTGCGCCAATCTGCCTGCGGTTATCGCTCACTGCCAGCCGCCGCATCTGGCGGCGCTGGAGCAATTACTGGCAGAGGAGCGACAGGCGCATCAGCAACACAACGGCGCGGCGGCGATTCGCCTTTCCGCCGCGTTTCATATCCAGCTGCAGGCGATTTCCGGCAATCAGGTGCTGACAGATTTGGTCACGCGCCTGGCGCAGCGGTCGTCGCTGGTGATCGCCGCCTGGGGCGCGCCCTGGCAGCAGGGATGCCGCTGCGATCATCACGACAGGCTGGTGGATTATTTACGCGCTAAACGGCTGACATCGCTGACTGACGCAATGCAGCAACATTTCCAACATATTCTGGCGTCACTGCGCTTTGAGCGTGGCGGCGAGGTTCTGCCCGATTTTTCCCGACTGTTCGCCCCTAAAGGAGTGCCGCACAAATGAGTTCCCTTTGTATACAGGTTATCAATCCCAACACTACGCAGACGATGACCGATACCATCGCCAGCGCCGCGCGCGTTGCGGCATCGCCCGGCACGGAGATTATTGCCGTCTCGCCCACGCAGGGAGTGCCCTCGATCGAAGGGCATGCCGATGAGGCGATCGCCGCGCTCGGCGTGCTGGATCTGGTGAAGCGCGGACGTGAGCAGGGCGTACAGGGGCACGTGATCGCCTGTTTTGGCGATCCCGGCCTGCTGGCGGCGCGCGAACTGGCCAGCGGCCCGGTTATCGGCATCGCCGAAGCGGCGATGCATATGGCGACGATGGTGGCGACGCGTTTTACGGTAGTTACCACCTTGCCGCGAACGCTGATTATCGCCCGTCATCTGTTGCAGCAGTATGGCTTTACGCATCACTGCGCCGCGCTGCATGCCATCGATCTGCCGGTGCTGGCGCTGGAGGATGGCAGCGGCCTGGCGCAGGAAAAGGTACGCAGCCGCTGTCTGCAGGCGCAGCGGGAGGATGGCTGCGGAGCGATAGTGCTGGGCTGCGGCGGGATGGCGACGCTGGCGCGCGATCTTACCCAGGAGTTGGGCATGCCGGTTATTGATGGCGTCGGCGCGGCGGTAAAAATGGTGGAATCGCTGGTGTCGTTGGGGTTAGGCACCAGTAAATATGGTGATTTAGCCTTTCCACGCGAAAAAAAGATAACGGGCGCTTTCCAGCACCTAAACTAACGGAAGTCATCTGCTCAAGAAAGGAGCCAGAGAATGAGTGAATCTCCAGAGAAGAAAGAATACAGCTTCAATAAAAACTATCCGCGCGATCTGCGCGGCTATGCCGGCCATCCACCGCATGCCGCCTGGCCCGGTGAAGCGCGTATCGCGGTGCAGTTTGTTCTCAACTATGAAGAGGGCGCGGAAAATAACGTGCTGCACGGCGATGCCGGCTCTGAGCAGTTCCTGTCAGATATTATCGGCGCGGCCAGCTATCCTGACCGCCATATGTCGATGGACTCGCTGTATGAATATGGCTCGCGCGCTGGCTTCTGGCGTATACACCAGGAGTTTCAGAAGCGCGGCCTGCCGCTAACGGTATTTGGCGTGGCGATGGCGCTGGCGCGTCATCCGGAAGTGGTGCAGGCGATTGCCGAGGCGCAATATGATGTCGTCAGCCACGGCTGGCGCTGGATTCATTATCAGTCGATGGATGCCAAAACCGAGCGTCAGCATATGCAACAGGCGGTAGATGTGTTGATGGATCTGTTTGGCAAAGCGCCGACCGGCTGGTACACCGGACGTGATAGCCCGAACACGCGGCGGCTGATCGTTGAGCAGGGCGGTTTTAGCTATGACAGCGACTATTACGGTGACGATCTGCCGTTCTGGACGCGTGTCACCTGCCAGGACGGCACGGTTAAACCCCATCTGATTATTCCCTACACGCTGGAAACCAACGATATGCGGTTTGCCACGCCGCAGGGATTTAATACTGCCGAGCAGTTTTACACTTACCTGAAAGACAGCTTTGACGTGCTGTATGAAGAGGGCGAAACCGCGCCGAAAATGATGTCGGTCGGGATGCACTGTCGCCTGCTGGGTCGACCTGGCCGTTTTCGGGCGCTGACGCGTTTCCTGGATTATATTCAGCAGCATGAGCGGGTGTGGATCTGCACCCGTCAGCAAATCGCCGATCACTGGATTAAGCATCATCCGGCTCCCGAGGTCTGATGTTACCGGCTTACCTGCCGCGAGCGTAAACCGCGCCCGCGGCTTTTTTATTGTCCGCCGAGCAGGCTGACCTGCGCGGCGACGATGCGCCAGCCCTCCGGCAGACGCACCCAGCTTTGCTGCTGACGGCCGGGGCGCTCGCTGCCGGGACGGGTAAACTCGGTGCTACAAACGGCAAAATCGCTGCCGAAGGTTGTAATCACCGTATTGTGTAACTGGCGATAAAGGCCGACGCTGGGGCGTGCGGCGCGAAAGGCGCGTATCGCCTCAATGCCGTACAGGTTCTCACCAGCTCCCAAACGTACCGTACGATCGTCATGCCAGAACAGCGCATCCAGTACCGCTATATCGTTGCTAATCAGCGCCTGTTCATAGCGTTGAAAGGCGGCGGACACTTCAGCCACTACCGCCGGAAGATTAATCTCGTTGTTGGTCATACGCTGCGCTCCGTGCATGAAGGAATAGTGTTTGTTGAACTGTCGGGTAGCTTCAGCTGCGCTGCCAACGCCACCGCAATCCCCTTCTGTTCCAGCGCACGAGCCGCCCGTAGGCAGTTCGCTTCCTGAAACGGCGCGGCGATCAGTTGCAGACCAATCGGCAGGCCGCCGGCGGTGCGTAACGGCACGGTGGTGACCGGCAGGCCGAGAAAAGAGATCGGCTGCGTCAGCATGCCCATACTGGCGCGCACCGGCAGCGTTTGCCCGTTAATCTGCATAGTTTCCTGACCGATAAGCGTGGCGCAGCAGGGCGTGGCGGGCGCAATCAACACATCAAAATCATTAAACAGCGCCAGCACTTTCTGCTGGAAGTAGCGGCGGAAGCGTTGCGCCTGCACGTACCAGGCGGAGGGCAGCATGGCACCGGCCAGCAGTCGCTCGCGCGACAACGGCTCAAAACGCTCAGGCTGACTACGCAGCGCCGGTAAATAGCGGTTGCCGCCTTCTGCGGCGGTAATAATAAACGCCGAGGCGCGGGCAATATCCATCTCTTCCAGCTCCAACAGCTCGCTGGCTTCCAGCGCGCGCGCCGCCGTGGCAACGGC
This Mixta hanseatica DNA region includes the following protein-coding sequences:
- the dnaQ gene encoding DNA polymerase III subunit epsilon, which gives rise to MSTAITRQIVLDTETTGMNMVGVHYEGHRIIEIGAVEIINRRLTGNNFHMYLKPDRLVDPEAFGVHGIADEFLMDKPTFGEIADEFLDYIRGAELVIHNASFDIGFMDYEFGKLNRGIGKTETFCQITDSLLMARKLFPGKRNSLDALCSRYEIDNSKRTLHGALLDAEILAEVFLTMTGGQTSLAFSHEGEQQQNADGGEHIQRVARTSGLRVVAASDEEIMAHEQRLDLVMKKGGSCLWRA
- a CDS encoding aspartate/glutamate racemase family protein — protein: MSSLCIQVINPNTTQTMTDTIASAARVAASPGTEIIAVSPTQGVPSIEGHADEAIAALGVLDLVKRGREQGVQGHVIACFGDPGLLAARELASGPVIGIAEAAMHMATMVATRFTVVTTLPRTLIIARHLLQQYGFTHHCAALHAIDLPVLALEDGSGLAQEKVRSRCLQAQREDGCGAIVLGCGGMATLARDLTQELGMPVIDGVGAAVKMVESLVSLGLGTSKYGDLAFPREKKITGAFQHLN
- a CDS encoding GntR family transcriptional regulator; this translates as MKHEPGPKTASDLSDSHEPVYQALLTAIVEHQLPPGSRLPEEALAEVFGISRTGIRKVLQRLAAVQMISLTPRRGAHVASPDAQEARDIFHTRSLIECANLPAVIAHCQPPHLAALEQLLAEERQAHQQHNGAAAIRLSAAFHIQLQAISGNQVLTDLVTRLAQRSSLVIAAWGAPWQQGCRCDHHDRLVDYLRAKRLTSLTDAMQQHFQHILASLRFERGGEVLPDFSRLFAPKGVPHK
- the puuE gene encoding allantoinase PuuE, yielding MSESPEKKEYSFNKNYPRDLRGYAGHPPHAAWPGEARIAVQFVLNYEEGAENNVLHGDAGSEQFLSDIIGAASYPDRHMSMDSLYEYGSRAGFWRIHQEFQKRGLPLTVFGVAMALARHPEVVQAIAEAQYDVVSHGWRWIHYQSMDAKTERQHMQQAVDVLMDLFGKAPTGWYTGRDSPNTRRLIVEQGGFSYDSDYYGDDLPFWTRVTCQDGTVKPHLIIPYTLETNDMRFATPQGFNTAEQFYTYLKDSFDVLYEEGETAPKMMSVGMHCRLLGRPGRFRALTRFLDYIQQHERVWICTRQQIADHWIKHHPAPEV
- a CDS encoding NCS1 family nucleobase:cation symporter-1; translation: MPNYSNVSSAPNSEAHYSPRLTNEDLAPVPQQNWSWYNIFSFWMSDVHSMGGYVVAASFFTLGLASWQVLICLLAGICIVQLCANLVAKPSQMAGVPYAVICRQAFGVFGANIPAIIRGLIAFAWYGIQTWLASNALMLVLLKFWPALSSLTQPAWLGLSLLGWICFTVMWLLQAAVFWHGMNAIKRFIDIAGPAVYVVMLALAGWIVYKTGFDGISLTLTSKSLSVSEQSWQMITATALVVSYFSGPLLNFGDFSRYGKSMQHIRRGNRWGLPFNFLLFSVVTVVIVSGTRSLFGKMITDPIETVSMVGNDLAVAIGLLTMITATIGINIVANFVSPAFDFSNCAPQKITFRAGGMIAAVGSVLLTPWNLFQSPELIHYTLDVLGAFIGPLFGILLVDFYLIKRGKVVVDDLFNATPSGRYWYRSGFNPKAIAALLPSVAIGVLISFVPAMHGVANFSWFIGVALGGGCYRWLARAEREEATATRYAARSGTGRIKSKRPIHC
- the hpxZ gene encoding oxalurate catabolism protein HpxZ, whose product is MTNNEINLPAVVAEVSAAFQRYEQALISNDIAVLDALFWHDDRTVRLGAGENLYGIEAIRAFRAARPSVGLYRQLHNTVITTFGSDFAVCSTEFTRPGSERPGRQQQSWVRLPEGWRIVAAQVSLLGGQ